Genomic DNA from Rana temporaria chromosome 1, aRanTem1.1, whole genome shotgun sequence:
tgttttatagcatgctttcaaattttccgacaacaaatgtgtcttgtcggattatccgatcgtgtgtacgaggcttaaaaaatACCAGCTCTTATAGTATGATTGTACAACCTCCTTTAGATCTTCCAACAACAATGCAGTGCGagggtctgcctgattggatGCAGATTGATTGGATAGTATTTGTGGGTCCTTATAttacatatgtagcgctacccccgaaggagccgctggatagaatagggatggcgtgttacctctgtgagcgtctaggggtagataaTGATGAGagtagcaatgatggaatgtccaaacagcaggtgtctttcttgtgctttttctttctgcccaacacggcaaacagtgaaacttgaggtagatagatcaaagatgggtgaggaggagaagtagcagattcaggcctagcagaacggaagcagtcctgtgatgtgtggtcaccctgaaggtgggcgccacacccggAACGAAAGAGAGCCCCGCCTAATGgcatctgctccagaagtaccttcccccagcatgccccgcgagggaaaacccatCCTGATTGGCTTCTGGCAAGAGGCactccagcctggactccactgctgccacctgcccccccccccccccggggtggaaaagcacctcaggaacacagaatgaaccgacagtacagcccagctggaacagaggcctaaTTTGTGcaaatcacttggatgagagctaactaactctctcatccccctttaaatttagaatagcacctgtactgaaagtacacaggcgctacacactccccccacttaaatagacactgtccccagtgtccgaaccaaaggcattcaagcctgaatgcctgACCTGAATCTGCAAAACAGCAAAGAGAGAAAGGATAGAAAAGATATAAAACTTTGAGATATAAAACATTATTCTGTACAAATATACATAGTAACACATTATGACATCACACAATCCTAACTATCTattctgccccattctccgacagcGTTGATAGAAGGTCAACAACCTGcaaaacaaaatggaagaacacacacaccaaaaaaaacataCCCACATATTACTTTATACATATAAGATCCCCAAGGTTGGAGTTGAAACTGCACCCTCTCGTCAGAGGGcgaaatttcccttcctcccaaagagaCATCAATAAGTGCTGATAATTTTCCTAAGTTGCAAGgcctaagaaaaaaacaaatatgtacaTTTAAATCTTTTTGCGGTAGTAAAGAAAaactgcagaacactgcccctggtggtcagtgcgctggtactacaaAGGCAGTTCACTTGTTCACTTTAGAACACATAGCAGCAGAAGGGAGATATAaaagatagtgggccagattcagaaagatcagcggatctttctgctggcgtaacgtaactcatttacgttacgccgccgcaagtttttcaggcaagtgctgtatttacaaagcacttgcctgtaaagttgcggcggcgtagcgtaaatccacccggtggaattcaaattcggcgggtagggggcgtgtatcatttaaatgatgagcatccccgcgccgatcgaactgcgcatgcgccggccgcgactgaattccagtgcgcatgctccaaatgacatcggcaactcgtcatgctttcgtcgtgaacgtaaattacgtccagccgtattcgcaaacgacttacgcaaacgacgtaaaaaattcaaaactcggcgtgggaacgacggccatacttaacattagctatccctcatatagcaggggtaactatacgccggaaaaagccaaacgcaaacatcgtaaaaaaaaagcgccgggcggtcgttcgtttctgaatcggtgtaaatctgcatttgcatattcctcgcataatgacacagaagcgccacctagcggccggcctggatttgcagcctaagatccgacgatgtagaatacttacacctggcggatcttagggatatctatgtgtaactgattctctgaatcagtcgcatagatacgaccgtcggaactcagagatatgacggcgtatcaggagatacagccCACTATCTTCCCCTGTTTTCCTTTTCCTGGTGCTGTGAAGAAGCCTATAAGACCCTATCCTTCCTAACTGATCAAAAACATTCCCGAAGTCCTGCAcaagcaaacaaatgtggatcTGGTGGGATGAAAACACAAACTGGAGAGGGGTAAAAATCCTTGTCCGTAACTTCTTGAAAAGCAGCAGCAGGGATGACAAACCAGGCATGAGGTCTACTTGTAGAACCTGGGATCCGGTAAAGCAATGATGTCCCCTCGGGAATTTGTAGAGGTGACTGAAAACACTTGATCCACTCTCCCGGGACACTTAAGAACCACTTTATCGCTAAAGATGTATCGGCCAGGGCTCCATTCCTTCAAGCAGCCTTCAAGTCTGTTGCCTACACATAGAAAGGCATACTCCGTCTCATGGTCAACCTTCAGGACATTCAAGTATTCCCAAACAGCATCCCGGTACcagctctctctttcttgctcgaTCACGAGCAGAAGAGCTGGGGGCACATAGGGGTATTCCCAGCCGTAATCAGCAGCTACTTTCCGCATAACAATGCGCTGCAAGCGGGCCAGTCGGGGGAAAACTCAAGGATCTCCAAGTCCTGGCAGCACAATGGCGTCAGGCGCCCTCTTTAAAACAGGCACTATAGCAGGTATGGGGTTGGCAATACTGGTACTGGACTCACCAACTCCCTAGGTCAGCTGCGGAACGACTGGGCTTGGTGCACTCCGGCCGGAGCGTTTCTTCCTTCTCCGAGACTTGTTGGCACGAAACCCTAAGATTGGGACTCAGGGAACTCGGGCTCGAACCAATGATCATCTCCATCACCCGACAAAGATTCCAGGTCGGAGGTATCGTACTCCTCGGCAGGCAAATAAGTGCGTTCACCGATAGGAACGGTAGACAAGTCCAGTGTTTGGGCAGGCAGGCCTCGACCGCAGCCGCGGGAAGCCTCTGCGGGGCCCACTTTGGCAACGGCACGCCACACGGAGACCACATTGGTAGCGGTTGCCTCCGGTACAGCATCCGTTTGCACGCTGGCCACACTGGTCACACATTCCGTCTCTTCCGAGACTACACATAGTTTTAAAAAATCTAAGTTAAAGTATTTCTAAAGGCATGTTTTATACcttgatgcattaaggtaaaaaaaaacttctgcatgcAGCTTCCCCCTAGAGCCGctcctaatacttatctgagccagaTCACGATTCAGTGATGTGCACGAGTGCTGCTGCTCTCCCGGGTCTCTGGCTTTTCTTTGGCTGATGCACAGCTGCAGAAGccattagctcctgctgctgtaaatcacagccagggaggaaGGAGCATAGGGTGGGACTaagccatgctctgtgtcccatagacacacagaggcggcttgggagcaagcacgctcgagtgccccatagcaagcagcttgttattgAGGCACTGGAtaggggggaggagccaagagggggGGACCCGAAAACAGgaggatcgaggctgctctgtgcaaaactactgcacagggcaggtaagtatgacatgtttgttattaaaaaaaaaaaggaattgtagGTTTCTTATCGCTCTAATTGTACAGAGATTATAAAGTCTGATTGTAACATATATGGTGATATTTAACGATAAAGCAATTAACCATGTATTGTGTCACTTCTGATAATCTCTGTGCGTGTATGCATGAGTTCTTAACTCTTTGTTTCATTTCTACAGCTAATGACATCTTAACGATAAATCCTCAGAACCCAATTGTGCCGCTTGGAGGGTCAATAAAACTAAATTGCTCCATTAATAGTCCTTTGTGTACTACTAACTGGAAGGGGCTTGACACCAACCTTGGCGGTGTGTATACGGCTCCTGGTTATAGCGTCCTGACCATACAAAATGCCAGTATCTCTATGGAAGGCACCAAAATCTGTGTTACAACCTGCCCTGCCCCTGGTCGCAGCAAGAATTCGCAAAAGAGTGTGTCTCTTCAAGTATACGGTATGAAAATTAGTTTTATATATTGATTTGTGGGGTGCAGTGGGGATATACAACACAGACAAGTAAAAAGCAGCGCTTATTGAATCAAATTTTGCAAAAGGCTAATTGTAAGTACAATACCTTTAGCTGCCACGTATAGCATACAgttcaacagttttttttttgttttgttttttaagacaCGCTAAAACAAGCAAGAATTTAGCTCTCTGTTTAAATCGACTAACTGCATGCCAGGATTAACAAAACCAGAGTTCAAAGTCTTAAagcatttgtaaaggaaaaaaaaaattcaccttaatgcaatctatgcattaaggtgaaaaaacatctgatgatgccgccccccccgagcccccgtattacttacctgacccctcgaaagtcccatgctcggtcccgagatcctcttcgcagctcagcctggccactgattggctagagcagatagagctatggccgctcgctgtatcaggggagcgtgcccgcaaggactcaccaccatgcaagctctctcgccttgaatgtggtgagttcttgcggggaggaccagagacagccgccgagggaccccagaagacgtggatcggggccactctgtgcaaaacgaactgcacagtggaggtaagtataacatgtttgttattttaaaggaaaaaaattgtgtgtacgaggctttcaggtttctcgtctggaaatctggccagaatctcgacaaaaaaaatagagatcctgctctctattttctcgttgagattcttgtcatcctgtttcccgacgagaaacccgagcatctgtatacttacctgtcaccgtggaaacccgcgcatgctcgaaatgactttgatgcatgcgcggtagcttccacggcataggtagggtgaagcaagatggcggcgacgccaCCGAATGTGACGAacgcatgctcatcgtacgcgatgacgtcactgcgttcctgcctttcaagagaaccgcggttcttttgaaaggtctgtgtgtacagagattcttgcccgtgtgtacgaggcctcaggctatAGCTCCTTTAGAAAGAAAATGTACTGTAAGACATTGAATGCCTTTTGTTTTGATGGACCTGGAATCTATTTAGCTGATGTAAACAGAGGGTTCAAATgggctttaaaaataaatgttgacTTCTTAAAAGTagtactaaaggcaatttttttttctttcagtttgaATAGAGcgaggaagggttataacccctgtcagatttttttgttcaccatctgtgtcccatttcaaagacattccttcacttcctgtcccatagccaatcattggaagatttcccctctattaattttctggagacaacccaaatttgtggattttcttttactgtcactttcaataataatgttaaacaggacaaataaagagggtgaatctacTTAACAGGGGGAACAGAtagcaatacaaactgacaggtGCTCTAATCCCTCTTCACTCTATCCCTTGTTTTTTCCCTTGGTGCCGGTTAACACAATGGCATcctgtcaggcgacttagccacctgacaagtTGCTCTCCATGCATTGCAATGGAACCGTATTAATAGGAGTGGAAATGGAGATTAGTCTTGACTATTAGAATGGACTTTGGACGGTACAagtgataaatgtaaaaaatctataaatatttattcataaaaaaagtaTATGAAAGAGAATATACAAATTTTCGTGTGAGCGCAATATCCCCTCCATGCTCCCTACTGGTCCCGGATGCATACCTGCTCCCCGGACATCAAGATAAACAGTGCTTTGCTGGGGCTACCATCTTTTACCCTACCATCTCTCCCCCCCTGATGTCCAACTTACCCAACATTTGGAGACACATTAGCTCTTGGGACATTATTTAGGGACCCTGGTTGGGATAACCGCTTGCCTACCTTCTACTACCCTACAATCAAACGTGCTTCAGCCATTGTTTTTTACCGCTATATACAACAGTGTTTTAAAGGACCTAATACATGCCCTAAAGGCTGTTTAGGCAACAACGCTGTATATACCATACTTTATCATTAACGGTCTGCTCCACAAACTTGTGCGGAGACCTGTTTAACATGcctctatgctcctgatgaagcgtcctgtacgcgaaacatgtcgagagtaaaagcaagacTTACCATTCTGCATACCAAACTCAGTTTCAAggattaaaagtttacatacacCCTTCTGTGCTATATGATCTCATGTCATGAGTACATTTGCATAAGTATAAGCTTTTTTGTAATACTCTTTATAATATGTACTGAGTTAATATGCCGAAGTTGTACTGTTTTCATGAAAATTTGTATATTCTCTTTCATAtactttttttatgaataaatatttatagattttttaaatgtatcactTGTACCGTCCAAAGTCCATTCTAATAGTCCAGACTAATCTCCATTTCCATattatcgggacgttggtacactCAAATATTTGCATTCACAGAAGTTGTGCCCTGTGTTTTATGCATGTTTTTGGCTAGATCCACTTAAGTATTAATAGGagtgacttaggccccatactcacgagcaaacatgtctgctgaaactggcccgcaggccagtttcagcagacatgtttggtcgtgtgtgggcgcgagcgggccgaattccagcaaacatttgcccgccgggccttttcccagcagacaaatattcctggacttgttttaaaacagcccgctggaattcagcccgctcggacatgtacggtcgtcagtacagacctaccgtacatgtccaggcgcccgccgtccctcgcatgcgtcgaatgacttcgacgcatgcgtggaagcattttaaaggcgggccgcccacgtcgccgcgtcattgtcgcggcgacaccgcgtcatcgacgcggcgacaccgcggacacgccccgcgtattgtttacgcgcggacttctgtacgatggtgtgtacaaccatcgtacagaagccctctggcagacatgtatggtgaaaacggtccgacggaccgctttcaccatacatgtttgtccgtgtgtacccggccttagacttagaaaaaggttcctgtactactttggggagCCTTCGGAgcagcttgcattgacttctatacagaggttGCGCTGTACATGCGGTTTCAGAGACGGACGACTTTGAAGCCACCCCTGTGAGAACTGCCACTTACTGTGAGAATTGGCACAATATAAGTGGCATACTTTTACTAGTTTATTTAAAggcatagttcacctttaccaaaaaaaagctATGCAGATAAGAGACCTTTGTACatcccttatctgcataggcattTTTGgtgaaggtgaactaacccttgcTGAAATCCAGACAAACGGCCAACTACACAGATGAAAACCTTATATGGGAACTGTTTTACCTGCAAAAGGATTTGTACTTCTGTCTATTCAGTTTACATTTACACAGCTCTGGCAAGCAGCAGAGTATTGTCTGACAGAGTAGGAGACCTGAAAAAGGATGAGGGAGTAAAACCCGGAGTAGGAGACCTGATATTTCTGCAGTTAGGTAACACTTAGCATTTtccttgtgtagcgctacccccataggagccgCTTAATATTTGTTTGGTTCTGCACCCTGCCACTCAACCCCCAGAACTGTCtcaacccctctggcacacctgcttAACAATGTTAGTGTAGAACCCAACAACAGAAAGTGACACAATAATGAAAGAGCATATAGTATATTTGCCGAAATCCTGGGTTCCGTCACTTCATCAGTTGTGGCAGTAAATAGAGACTCACACAAGCTATCAATGAACAACTTGTAAAAGTTTACTATGATGAAAAATAGTGAAGAAAAACATAAAGAAATGGTGTGAATAACAGATGAATAACCGAAGTATTGATTGGCAGAGATATTTGTTCAAAGCAGTAACGTCACACCACTGTATCCAATAGCAACCTGATAAGGGTAtatgtgaacaggtgcacagTGGAATAGATCCTCCCCACTGAGGCCTCAGCACATAGACCACTTCACACAGAATACACAACAGTGAACACAGTAATAAAAGTACAAGTTCCAACTGTATGTTGCTAAATggctccccctagagtgcagttcaGAGCGATACACAATTGTATAGCAGTAAAGCCTTGTGAAAGAATAAAGTATTGAAAGTTCCTCCAGTTCCAGTTTTCTTGTCTTCAACTAGCTTAATTGTACTGCAGTGTGAGGTGGTGCACGTGGgtatggatcaactgtgggtatggagttgggtgtatgggattgtactgtgttttttattttgtttgtttattttttgtggttgaactggatggacttgtgtcttttttcaacctgactaactatgtaactatgtaatttgtaatccaaaatagCAAGTAACTGTAGAATAGTAACTGTAGAATATGGTGAGATTGATTACTTAGCTGCAAACTATCCCCACTTGTAATTCCTTTCGTGAGTGAACAGTACAGTACTGACCTTACAGCATGGGGGAAAAGGAAACAGAAAACCCCAGCTATAGAATACGTAGGTGCAATAGATCCACAACCATGGGACTGCAGGTCTCAGTGGCAGTCTGTATAGCAGGCAATCACTTAACAATTGTGAAGTCACTACATGGATAGGCAAATGCCTTCTCACCACTCTGGATCCTTGCTGGCTGTAGACTCCGTCTGTATAGATGGCACCTCCGCGCCGTGCTGCTCCTCCCAGTATGCTGGAAGGCAGGTGGCTTCAAAAGCTCTGAAGTGCTGGCTGGTTCTCCTGCTCGATCAGCAGGGCTGCTTACAAGGATCCCTGTTAGGCAGGCGATTCACACTTTCTGCTGTAGGCCGCAGGCTCTCCCAGCCCTGGGCACACACACAGGCCTCTTGCTGGTTGTTGAATGGTGTCCCGAGAGAGAGAAAGCAGGCCACGCCTGTCCCAGCAGGCTGTGATgtgacttggcattgtgggtttATAGCTTGGCATTGTGGGTTTGTAGCTTGGCATTGTGGGTTTGTAGTTCCAAGCCTAATTTAACAACATGAGTGCTTCCTCATTGTCCAAATATCCCATAATGCATAACTGTTTTTCTTAATCAATTCAGATTTAACTACAGGTTTATGATTGATGAGCAAGGTCAAATCAGAGATAGGAAAAGCTATTCTGTACTGAGAAATACGAAAGCTTAAACTGTAGGCAAGTGGAGAATATTTATCACTGGGTGTTGGGTTGTCTTGCTGTTGATTGCCAcaataaatcataaataaatatatacgtaTTTGTCTAGAATCCTGGTGATGAAATAAGCATTAGTGCAGATTTTTGAAATTTGCAGGAATCATTGAACTTGCAGTTAATCATAACACATATATCCACCCAGTAACAGTgatgtttttttattacagaATGCAATAATTTCATGTCTCTGTTTTAGCTCTCCCAGAAACTCTGCTTCTGAGCACCAGCACAACAAACGGCAATTCCTATCTGCACTGTTTAATGAAAGGAATGCATCCTATGGTTGACATTGATGTGCAATGCTATAAAAATTCCAAAAAGTTGGGCAGCTATTCTGATGATATTACTTCTGATGACGAGTTGGATATACATAATATCACCTGGAGCTGGGAGATCAGCAATGAAGATTTGAAGTCCCAGACTTTATACAGGTGTGAAGCAGGACTTTCTATAGGTGAACGGACATTCAGAAGAGTGGGGATACTGGAGATACCTAAAGAAGGTACTGTACATTTAAATCCTTTTGTGTTATTACAAACTGTCCTATTTCTTCTATTTTATAGTTTTATTATGATGCTGAAGTTTGCTTTTTATTCGGCCAGCTTCTTATTCGAAAGTGATTATTTACTAAACAATCATCTGCAATGTTTATATTAAAATTGTGAACTTTAACAACAATTCTGTCTCTCTAAAtgccatggggcagatccacgtagcgcggcgcatcttcccgccgggcgtagcgtatctaagatacactacgccgccgtaacttattttattttttttcaaatccacaaagaatgcgcgccataagttacggcggcgtagtgtatctttggcggcgtaagggcgcgcaattcaaaacgatgtgatgggggcgtgttttatgtaaatacgttgtgacccgacgtaaacaacgtttttttttttaacgctgcatgcgccgtccgtgggggtatctcagtgcgcatgttcgaaattaaaccggaacaagccaatgcttacgacggtgacgtcattctacgcaaatccctattcgcgaacgactcacgcaaacaacgtaaaaaaattcaaatttcgacgcgggaacgacggccatacttaacattgagtacgccaccatatagcagctttaactatacaccggaaaaagccgaacgcaaacgacgtaagaaaatgcgccggctggacgtacgttcgtggatcgccgtaactagctaatttgtatactcgacacggaattcga
This window encodes:
- the MADCAM1 gene encoding mucosal addressin cell adhesion molecule 1 isoform X3 produces the protein MAPSVICCTLLQLFLLVRANDILTINPQNPIVPLGGSIKLNCSINSPLCTTNWKGLDTNLGGVYTAPGYSVLTIQNASISMEGTKICVTTCPAPGRSKNSQKSVSLQVYALPETLLLSTSTTNGNSYLHCLMKGMHPMVDIDVQCYKNSKKLGSYSDDITSDDELDIHNITWSWEISNEDLKSQTLYRCEAGLSIGERTFRRVGILEIPKEVRATDALDTTITYTENQNMTTFSTSTDSTTTVYTGTPKQKTPSPPSTMFISLTPRKELSTPNTDPLAVTVTNTENQTTVMTTRTPTTQRTQSSPISSTGFSSPTTHKVLPHPDRDDISIIWMAVPAAGLAGSILLVLQIWRQLNKKGFFQPNQIHCSDCKHGAKEIV